A part of Rhodamnia argentea isolate NSW1041297 chromosome 8, ASM2092103v1, whole genome shotgun sequence genomic DNA contains:
- the LOC115735310 gene encoding F-box protein At2g27310 has protein sequence MPCSSTAPTGSDATAMLTSVHPDIIRTHILTRLDGPALVAATSASSQLHSLSSDDCLWRDICVAAWPSVSDPRVAEAIAAFPSGYRSFFSDSYPILHHHKPQCRRSPPPPAKNLISAVDVHYEGQPIYSKVHETETASGWFECSPFRVDLLDLKESVPTRIQKPGGMHDEAWLRHLEDNLSLSWILVDPARRRTANLSTRRPVSVQRHWLTGDVQAQYVMVLAGGPRGSAAEHVQCTATVTCGGKEGRKLQVREVSFQVEDMEGKILNGRDSAAILGEAMENGERKKAKRESEGKERFEEHEARKRERKERKQRRERALDLVCIAVGVTVFVGFWSFILFR, from the coding sequence GGCCCAGCCCTTGTCGCCGCCACCTCCGCCTCCTCCCAGCTTCACTCCCTCTCCTCTGACGACTGCCTCTGGCGAGACATCTGCGTCGCCGCGTGGCCCTCGGTCAGTGATCCCCGCGTTGCCGAGGCCATCGCTGCCTTCCCTTCTGGCTACCGCTCCTTCTTTTCCGACTCCTACCCGATCCTCCACCACCATAAGCCGCAGTGCCGCCGCTCTCCCCCGCCCCCGGCCAAgaatttgatctcggccgtcgatgtCCACTACGAGGGCCAGCCAATATACTCTAAGGTCCACGAGACAGAGACTGCGTCTGGGTGGTTCGAGTGCTCGCCCTTCCGAGTCGACCTGCTCGACCTGAAAGAGTCCGTTCCAACTCGGATCCAGAAACCCGGTGGGATGCACGATGAGGCCTGGCTGAGGCACCTGGAGGACAACCTGTCCCTGAGCTGGATCCTTGTCGACCCGGCCCGGAGGCGCACAGCGAACCTCTCAACCCGGAGGCCAGTCTCAGTGCAGCGGCACTGGCTGACTGGGGACGTGCAGGCGCAGTACGTGATGGTGTTGGCCGGAGGGCCGCGGGGGTCGGCGGCGGAGCACGTGCAGTGCACGGCGACGGTCACGTGCGGGGGGAAGGAGGGCCGGAAGCTGCAGGTGAGGGAGGTGAGCTTTCAGGTGGAGGACATGGAAGGGAAGATCTTGAACGGGAGGGACAGTGCGGCGATCCTGGGGGAGGCCATGGAGAAcggagagaggaagaaggcgaagagagagagcgaagggAAAGAAAGGTTCGAGGAGCACGAGgcgagaaagagggagaggaaggAGAGGAAGCAGAGGAGGGAGAGGGCGCTGGACTTGGTGTGCATCGCGGTGGGGGTCACCGTGTTCGTGGGCTTCTGGTCGTTCATCCTCTTCAGATGA
- the LOC115735247 gene encoding sodium channel and clathrin linker 1 isoform X2 — MEGKDGGQCKIRKRGCSSSSSSSLVRRYRLKRAILVGKRAGSSTPVPTWRTGAKSPPLMVPNACLAAQNGGGRVKKEVPVSARKLAATLWEINGVTSPGEGSDLDVTMDQKLSRRREKDARLSHSGSLVPRLSVPNHSPVLLQRKGQAGGGNHRRRGSAVSQKLLITDYIEGGQDSYSNASLIEIEATKGKNRAEDRRTRLKDVVSSLTTSKELLKVLFRVGGLEKQHKPTVALVSALGIELDRSIIQVEHLIHEERSHSHQIDFLMKHFAEEKASWRRKERERIRSAISHMAEEVDVEKKLRRQTERLNKKLGQELAGMKSSLSRAMKELESEKRAKEILEQVCDELASGIGEDRAQVEELKRESAKVLEEVEKEREMLQLADGLREERVQMKLSEAKYHFEEKNAAVEKLRAELEAYMRSKTSKDSSSPKSERAKELKAFPSNKINLECAENELFQEGKEEADGEECEGNESAESDLHSIELNMDNNTRSYKWSYAHDDNSQENSKRVSVDNEFNFNGRRSSSDKIQWESISLRRGNSKGANLHEGSRTHDKLNGFDAGRLVEFFSQAKTDSNKEDETRRNRALTGLKDHQLLNFASPIRPWSHQSLPLQHHSMESRTAGTSDECEIEARNP, encoded by the exons ATGGAGGGGAAGGATGGAGGGCAGTGCAAGATCAGGAAAAGGGGTTGCtcgtcttcgtcgtcgtcgtcactGGTGAGGAGGTACAGGCTGAAAAGGGCGATCTTGGTGGGCAAAAGAGCAGGGTCGAGCACCCCTGTTCCCACGTGGAGGACGGGCGCGAAATCGCCTCCGTTGATGGTGCCGAATGCTTGCTTGGCGGCTCAGAATGGCGGGGGTAGAGTGAAGAAGGAAGTGCCCGTCTCCGCCAGGAAATTAGCGGCTACTCTCTGGGAAATCAATGGGGTGACGTCGCCTGGAGAGGGAAGCGACTTGGATGTGACGATGGATCAGAAACTGTCGAGAAGAAGGGAGAAAGACGCGAGGTTGTCACATTCAGGTTCTCTGGTCCCTCGGTTGTCTGTTCCGAATCACAGCCCTGTGCTTCTTCAG AGGAAGGGTCAAGCTGGAGGCGGCAATCACCGGAGAAGAGGGTCCGCAGTTTCTCAGAAACTTCTGATCACTGATTACATAGAAGGAGGCCAGGACTCATATAGCAATGCCAGTTTGATAGAG ATTGAAGCCACTAAAGGCAAGAACCGGGCCGAGGATAGAAGGACTCGTCTAAAGGACGTCGTCAGTAGTTTAACCACGTCGAAGGAGCTTCTGAAAGTTCTTTTTCGCGTCGGTGGTCTTGAGAAGCAACATAAACCAACTGTAGCCCTCGTCTCGGCCTTAGGAATCGAGCTCGATCGTTCCATCATACAGGTTGAACATTTGATCCATGAAGAGCGGTCTCATTCTCACCAGATTGATTTCCTCATGAAGCATTTTGCAGAAGAAAAGGCATCTTGGAGAAGAAAGGAGCGAGAACGAATCCGCAGTGCTATTTCACATATGGCTGAGGAAGTCGATgtggaaaagaaattgagaagacAGACGGAGAGACTAAACAAAAAGCTTGGCCAAGAACTGGCAGGCATGAAGTCCTCTCTTTCCAGGGCAATGAAAGAGCTCGAAAGCGAGAAGAGGGCCAAGGAAATACTGGAGCAGGTCTGCGATGAGTTAGCAAGTGGGATTGGAGAGGACCGAGCACAAGTTGAAGAATTGAAGAGAGAATCAGCCAAAGTTCTCGAAGAGGTGGAGAAGGAGAGGGAAATGCTTCAGCTAGCTGATGGTTTGCGGGAGGAGAGGGTGCAGATGAAACTTTCGGAGGCTAAGTACCATTTTGAAGAGAAGAACGCAGCCGTCGAAAAGCTGAGGGCCGAGCTCGAGGCCTACATGAGATCCAAAACGAGTAAAGATTCGAGTTCTCCAAAATCAGAGAGAGCCAAGGAGCTCAAGGCTTTCCCGAGTAACAAAATCAATCTCGAATGCGCTGAAAATGAATTATTCCaggagggaaaagaagaagctgATGGAGAGGAATGTGAAGGAAATGAATCCGCAGAAAGTGATCTTCATTCGATCGAATTGAACATGGACAATAACACCAGGAGCTACAAGTGGAGCTACGCGCACGACGATAATAGTCAAGAGAACTCAAAAAGGGTCTCGGTAGATAATGAGTTCAACTTCAATGGGAGGAGATCTTCATCCGACAAAATTCAATGGGAAAGCATTTCCTTGAGAAGAGGAAACTCTAAAGGGGCGAATCTTCACGAGGGCTCCAGAACTCATGACAAACTAAACGGGTTTGACGCAGGGAGACTAGTAGAGTTCTTCTCACAGGCTAAAACGGACAGCAACAAGGAAGATGAAACCAGAAGAAACAGAGCGCTCACAGGCCTTAAGGACCATCAGTTGTTGAATTTCGCCAGTCCAATCCGGCCATGGAGCCACCAGTCCTTGCCTCTGCAACATCACAGCATGGAAAGTCGGACTGCGGGAACAAGTGATGAATGTGAAATTGAAGCGA GGAATCCTTAG
- the LOC115735247 gene encoding sodium channel and clathrin linker 1 isoform X1, whose translation MEGKDGGQCKIRKRGCSSSSSSSLVRRYRLKRAILVGKRAGSSTPVPTWRTGAKSPPLMVPNACLAAQNGGGRVKKEVPVSARKLAATLWEINGVTSPGEGSDLDVTMDQKLSRRREKDARLSHSGSLVPRLSVPNHSPVLLQRKGQAGGGNHRRRGSAVSQKLLITDYIEGGQDSYSNASLIEIEATKGKNRAEDRRTRLKDVVSSLTTSKELLKVLFRVGGLEKQHKPTVALVSALGIELDRSIIQVEHLIHEERSHSHQIDFLMKHFAEEKASWRRKERERIRSAISHMAEEVDVEKKLRRQTERLNKKLGQELAGMKSSLSRAMKELESEKRAKEILEQVCDELASGIGEDRAQVEELKRESAKVLEEVEKEREMLQLADGLREERVQMKLSEAKYHFEEKNAAVEKLRAELEAYMRSKTSKDSSSPKSERAKELKAFPSNKINLECAENELFQEGKEEADGEECEGNESAESDLHSIELNMDNNTRSYKWSYAHDDNSQENSKRVSVDNEFNFNGRRSSSDKIQWESISLRRGNSKGANLHEGSRTHDKLNGFDAGRLVEFFSQAKTDSNKEDETRRNRALTGLKDHQLLNFASPIRPWSHQSLPLQHHSMESRTAGTSDECEIEASRD comes from the exons ATGGAGGGGAAGGATGGAGGGCAGTGCAAGATCAGGAAAAGGGGTTGCtcgtcttcgtcgtcgtcgtcactGGTGAGGAGGTACAGGCTGAAAAGGGCGATCTTGGTGGGCAAAAGAGCAGGGTCGAGCACCCCTGTTCCCACGTGGAGGACGGGCGCGAAATCGCCTCCGTTGATGGTGCCGAATGCTTGCTTGGCGGCTCAGAATGGCGGGGGTAGAGTGAAGAAGGAAGTGCCCGTCTCCGCCAGGAAATTAGCGGCTACTCTCTGGGAAATCAATGGGGTGACGTCGCCTGGAGAGGGAAGCGACTTGGATGTGACGATGGATCAGAAACTGTCGAGAAGAAGGGAGAAAGACGCGAGGTTGTCACATTCAGGTTCTCTGGTCCCTCGGTTGTCTGTTCCGAATCACAGCCCTGTGCTTCTTCAG AGGAAGGGTCAAGCTGGAGGCGGCAATCACCGGAGAAGAGGGTCCGCAGTTTCTCAGAAACTTCTGATCACTGATTACATAGAAGGAGGCCAGGACTCATATAGCAATGCCAGTTTGATAGAG ATTGAAGCCACTAAAGGCAAGAACCGGGCCGAGGATAGAAGGACTCGTCTAAAGGACGTCGTCAGTAGTTTAACCACGTCGAAGGAGCTTCTGAAAGTTCTTTTTCGCGTCGGTGGTCTTGAGAAGCAACATAAACCAACTGTAGCCCTCGTCTCGGCCTTAGGAATCGAGCTCGATCGTTCCATCATACAGGTTGAACATTTGATCCATGAAGAGCGGTCTCATTCTCACCAGATTGATTTCCTCATGAAGCATTTTGCAGAAGAAAAGGCATCTTGGAGAAGAAAGGAGCGAGAACGAATCCGCAGTGCTATTTCACATATGGCTGAGGAAGTCGATgtggaaaagaaattgagaagacAGACGGAGAGACTAAACAAAAAGCTTGGCCAAGAACTGGCAGGCATGAAGTCCTCTCTTTCCAGGGCAATGAAAGAGCTCGAAAGCGAGAAGAGGGCCAAGGAAATACTGGAGCAGGTCTGCGATGAGTTAGCAAGTGGGATTGGAGAGGACCGAGCACAAGTTGAAGAATTGAAGAGAGAATCAGCCAAAGTTCTCGAAGAGGTGGAGAAGGAGAGGGAAATGCTTCAGCTAGCTGATGGTTTGCGGGAGGAGAGGGTGCAGATGAAACTTTCGGAGGCTAAGTACCATTTTGAAGAGAAGAACGCAGCCGTCGAAAAGCTGAGGGCCGAGCTCGAGGCCTACATGAGATCCAAAACGAGTAAAGATTCGAGTTCTCCAAAATCAGAGAGAGCCAAGGAGCTCAAGGCTTTCCCGAGTAACAAAATCAATCTCGAATGCGCTGAAAATGAATTATTCCaggagggaaaagaagaagctgATGGAGAGGAATGTGAAGGAAATGAATCCGCAGAAAGTGATCTTCATTCGATCGAATTGAACATGGACAATAACACCAGGAGCTACAAGTGGAGCTACGCGCACGACGATAATAGTCAAGAGAACTCAAAAAGGGTCTCGGTAGATAATGAGTTCAACTTCAATGGGAGGAGATCTTCATCCGACAAAATTCAATGGGAAAGCATTTCCTTGAGAAGAGGAAACTCTAAAGGGGCGAATCTTCACGAGGGCTCCAGAACTCATGACAAACTAAACGGGTTTGACGCAGGGAGACTAGTAGAGTTCTTCTCACAGGCTAAAACGGACAGCAACAAGGAAGATGAAACCAGAAGAAACAGAGCGCTCACAGGCCTTAAGGACCATCAGTTGTTGAATTTCGCCAGTCCAATCCGGCCATGGAGCCACCAGTCCTTGCCTCTGCAACATCACAGCATGGAAAGTCGGACTGCGGGAACAAGTGATGAATGTGAAATTGAAGCGAGTCGGGATTAA
- the LOC115735250 gene encoding bifunctional nitrilase/nitrile hydratase NIT4B, which yields MALVPSDPIDNGHSLPLIAEVDMSSDPSAAAVVRGTVVQASTVFYDTPATLDKAERLLAEAASYGSQLVVFPEAFVGGYPRGSNFGVTIGNRTAKGKEEFRKYHASAVDVPGPEVDRLAAMAGKYKVYLVMGVIERDGYTLYCTVLFFDPQGRYLGKHRKVMPTALERVIWGFGDGSTIPVFDTPIGKIGAAICWENRMPLLRTAMYAKGVEIYCAPTADDRETWQASMTHIALEGGCFVLSANQFCRRKDYPPPPEYVFAGTDDDLNPDSVVCAGGSVIISPSGNVLAGPNYDGEALISADLDLGEIARAKFDFDVVGHYSRPEVLSLIVRDHPNNPVTFASTSGKPEGPL from the exons ATGGCACTGGTTCCATCTGATCCCATCGACAACGGCCACTCCCTACCCCTCATCGCCGAGGTCGACATGTCCTCCGacccctccgccgccgccgtcgtccgCGGCACCGTCGTCCAGGCCTCCACCGTCTTCTACGACACACCCGCCACTCTGG ATAAGGCGGAGAGATTGCTGGCCGAGGCGGCTTCGTACGGGTCTCAGCTGGTCGTCTTCCCCGAAGCCTTCGTGGGAGGTTACCCCCGCGGCTCCAATTTCGGCGTCACCATCGGCAATCGCACGGCCAAGGGCAAGGAGGAGTTTCGCAAGTATCATGCCTCCGCCGTTGATGTTCCAG GCCCTGAAGTTGATCGGTTAGCAGCGATGGCTGGAAAATATAAAGTGTACCTGGTGATGGGGGTGatagagagagatggatatACATTGTATTGCACAGTCCTGTTTTTTGATCCTCAAGGTCGTTACCTTGGGAAGCACCGCAAAGTCATGCCCACGGCTCTAGAGCGTGTCATCTGGGGATTCGGTGACGGGTCGACCATTCCGGTGTTTGATACGCCGATTGGGAAAATCGGTGCGGCCATTTGCTGGGAAAATAGAATGCCACTTCTGAGGACAGCAATGTATGCTAAAG GTGTTGAAATATATTGCGCACCGACAGCTGATGACAGGGAGACTTGGCAAGCATCTATGACACATATTGCTCTTGAGGGTGGATGTTTTGTTTTATCAGCCAACCAATTTTGTCGTCGGAAAGATTACCCACCTCCACCGGAGTATGTTTTTGCTGGAACAGATGACGATCTTAACCCAGATTCTGTCGTATGTGCTGGAGGCAGTGTAATTATATCTCCGTCAGGAAATGTTTTGGCTGGACCCAATTATGATGGCGAGGCACTTATCTCAGCTGACCTTG ATCTTGGAGAAATAGCGCGGGCCAAGTTTGATTTTGATGTGGTTGGGCATTATTCGAGGCCCGAGGTGCTCAGCCTGATCGTGAGGGACCATCCGAATAACCCAGTTACCTTTGCATCGACATCCGGGAAGCCTGAAGGCCCTTTATAA